One window from the genome of Sebastes umbrosus isolate fSebUmb1 chromosome 12, fSebUmb1.pri, whole genome shotgun sequence encodes:
- the cdc20 gene encoding cell division cycle protein 20 homolog isoform X2 — MAQFGFENDIHSILKLDMPITNAPMARWQRKASSSSSSALNGLSPGKSANVSLSSSKTPSKTPGKNKKQTPSKMGGDRFIPFRNSKQMDVASFLLSKENEPVDTTNTTGTSESQKAWSMSLNGYDIEEAKILHLGGKPLNAPEGYQNNLKVLYSQGATPASVKKTRYISSTPDRILDAPELRNDFYLNLLDWSSRNVLAVALHNSVYLLDASQGDVTLLMKLEREEDYICSLSWTKEGTYLAIGTSDCKIQLWDVYNQKRLRSMSSHTSRVVSLSWNDHVLSSGSRSGHIHHHDVRVADHHLFTLTGHSQEVCGLKWSPDGRYLASGGNDNMVYVWPRVQEGTASQSVCSWSEHQGAVKALAWCPWQPNILASGGGTSDRHIRIWNVNSGSCISSLDTQSQISSLVFAPNYKELVSAHGYAHNNVVIWKYPALTRVAELNGHEDRVLSLILSPDGSTVATVAGDETIRMWKSFEVDPVKKAKEKLVKTTSRAIHQSIR; from the exons ATGGCTCAGTTTGGGTTTGAGAACGACATCCACAGCATCTTGAAGCTGGACATGCCCATCACTAACGCTCCCATGGCGAGGTGGCAGAGGAAGGCCAGCTCATCCAGCTCATCGGCTCTGAACGGGTTGTCTCCTGGCAAATCTGCCAATGTGTCACTCAGTTCATCAAAAACGCCGAGCAAAACACCAG gcaaaaataaaaagcaaactcCTTCTAAGATGGGGGGCGACCGCTTCATTCCCTTCAGAAACAGCAAACAAATGGATGTGGCAAGTTTCCTGCTCTCAAAGGAGAATGAGCCTGTGGACACAACCAATACAACAGGAACATCA GAAAGCCAGAAAGCCTGGTCCATGTCACTAAATGGATACGACATTGAAGAAGCAAAGATCCTGCACCTTGGAGGGAAGCCGCTGAATGCTCCAGAAG GCTATCAAAACAACTTGAAAGTCCTCTACAGTCAGGGTGCAACTCCTGCCTCTGTCAAAAAGACAAGATACATTTCTTCTACTCCTGATAGAATCTTGGACGCTCCTGAGCTTCGAAATGATTTTT atttgaATCTGCTTGACTGGAGCAGTCGAAATGTTCTTGCTGTGGCGCTtcataacagtgtttacctgctgGATGCCAGTCAAGGAGACGTTACTCTTCTCATGAAGTTGGAGCGTGAGGAGGACTACATCTGCTCTCTGTCCTGGACCAAAGAGGGAACCTACCTAGCCATCGGCACCAGTGACTGCAAAATTCAG cTGTGGGATGTCTACAACCAGAAGCGTCTACGCAGCATGTCCAGCCATACGTCTAGAGTTGTTAGCCTGAGCTGGAACGACCATGTTCTCTCCAG TGGCTCGAGATCAGGACACATCCACCATCATGATGTGAGGGTGGCAGACCACCACCTCTTCACGCTCACTGGTCACTCACAGGAGGTGTGTGGGCTGAAATGGTCCCCTGATGGGCGCTACCTAGCAAGTGGAGGCAATGACAACATGGTGTATGTATGGCCCCGTGTGCAGGAGGGCACCGCCAGCCAGTCGGTCTGCAGCTGGAGTGAACATCAAGGAGCTGTCAAG GCTTTGGCCTGGTGCCCGTGGCAGCCCAACATCCTTGCGTCTGGAGGTGGTACCAGTGACCGTCACATCCGCATCTGGAATGTAAACAGCGGCTCCTGCATCAGTTCACTTGACACTCAGTCCCAG ATCTCGTCACTGGTGTTTGCACCCAACTATAAGGAGCTGGTCTCTGCCCATGGATATGCCCACAACAATGTCGTTATCTGGAAGTACCCCGCTCTCACCAGGGTTGCAGAGCTCAATG GCCACGAGGACAGAGTTCTCAGTTTGATTCTGAGCCCAGACGGCTCCACTGTTGCAACCGTTGCTGGAGACGAGACTATCCGTATGTGGAAGAGCTTCGAAGTGGATCCAGTTAAGAAGGCCAAAGAGAAGCTGGTCAAAACAACTAGCAGGGCCATTCATCAGTCGATCAGATAA
- the cdc20 gene encoding cell division cycle protein 20 homolog isoform X1: MAQFGFENDIHSILKLDMPITNAPMARWQRKASSSSSSALNGLSPGKSANVSLSSSKTPSKTPGKNKKQTPSKMGGDRFIPFRNSKQMDVASFLLSKENEPVDTTNTTGTSESQKAWSMSLNGYDIEEAKILHLGGKPLNAPEGYQNNLKVLYSQGATPASVKKTRYISSTPDRILDAPELRNDFYLNLLDWSSRNVLAVALHNSVYLLDASQGDVTLLMKLEREEDYICSLSWTKEGTYLAIGTSDCKIQLWDVYNQKRLRSMSSHTSRVVSLSWNDHVLSRYSGFLISAAKDKNLHVLVGLKYVSLPPSGSRSGHIHHHDVRVADHHLFTLTGHSQEVCGLKWSPDGRYLASGGNDNMVYVWPRVQEGTASQSVCSWSEHQGAVKALAWCPWQPNILASGGGTSDRHIRIWNVNSGSCISSLDTQSQISSLVFAPNYKELVSAHGYAHNNVVIWKYPALTRVAELNGHEDRVLSLILSPDGSTVATVAGDETIRMWKSFEVDPVKKAKEKLVKTTSRAIHQSIR, encoded by the exons ATGGCTCAGTTTGGGTTTGAGAACGACATCCACAGCATCTTGAAGCTGGACATGCCCATCACTAACGCTCCCATGGCGAGGTGGCAGAGGAAGGCCAGCTCATCCAGCTCATCGGCTCTGAACGGGTTGTCTCCTGGCAAATCTGCCAATGTGTCACTCAGTTCATCAAAAACGCCGAGCAAAACACCAG gcaaaaataaaaagcaaactcCTTCTAAGATGGGGGGCGACCGCTTCATTCCCTTCAGAAACAGCAAACAAATGGATGTGGCAAGTTTCCTGCTCTCAAAGGAGAATGAGCCTGTGGACACAACCAATACAACAGGAACATCA GAAAGCCAGAAAGCCTGGTCCATGTCACTAAATGGATACGACATTGAAGAAGCAAAGATCCTGCACCTTGGAGGGAAGCCGCTGAATGCTCCAGAAG GCTATCAAAACAACTTGAAAGTCCTCTACAGTCAGGGTGCAACTCCTGCCTCTGTCAAAAAGACAAGATACATTTCTTCTACTCCTGATAGAATCTTGGACGCTCCTGAGCTTCGAAATGATTTTT atttgaATCTGCTTGACTGGAGCAGTCGAAATGTTCTTGCTGTGGCGCTtcataacagtgtttacctgctgGATGCCAGTCAAGGAGACGTTACTCTTCTCATGAAGTTGGAGCGTGAGGAGGACTACATCTGCTCTCTGTCCTGGACCAAAGAGGGAACCTACCTAGCCATCGGCACCAGTGACTGCAAAATTCAG cTGTGGGATGTCTACAACCAGAAGCGTCTACGCAGCATGTCCAGCCATACGTCTAGAGTTGTTAGCCTGAGCTGGAACGACCATGTTCTCTCCAGGTACAGTGGTTTCCTTATTTCTGCTGCAAAAGACAAAAACTTGCATGTATTGGTTGGACTCAAATatgtttctctccctcctaGTGGCTCGAGATCAGGACACATCCACCATCATGATGTGAGGGTGGCAGACCACCACCTCTTCACGCTCACTGGTCACTCACAGGAGGTGTGTGGGCTGAAATGGTCCCCTGATGGGCGCTACCTAGCAAGTGGAGGCAATGACAACATGGTGTATGTATGGCCCCGTGTGCAGGAGGGCACCGCCAGCCAGTCGGTCTGCAGCTGGAGTGAACATCAAGGAGCTGTCAAG GCTTTGGCCTGGTGCCCGTGGCAGCCCAACATCCTTGCGTCTGGAGGTGGTACCAGTGACCGTCACATCCGCATCTGGAATGTAAACAGCGGCTCCTGCATCAGTTCACTTGACACTCAGTCCCAG ATCTCGTCACTGGTGTTTGCACCCAACTATAAGGAGCTGGTCTCTGCCCATGGATATGCCCACAACAATGTCGTTATCTGGAAGTACCCCGCTCTCACCAGGGTTGCAGAGCTCAATG GCCACGAGGACAGAGTTCTCAGTTTGATTCTGAGCCCAGACGGCTCCACTGTTGCAACCGTTGCTGGAGACGAGACTATCCGTATGTGGAAGAGCTTCGAAGTGGATCCAGTTAAGAAGGCCAAAGAGAAGCTGGTCAAAACAACTAGCAGGGCCATTCATCAGTCGATCAGATAA